The following is a genomic window from Thermogemmata fonticola.
TCACGTCGGCGAGGCAGTCCGGCAGGATTTTGTATCCTTGTCGTTGCAGATAGCCGAAGAGGCCATGTTTGCCGACCAGGGCAGCCCAACCGTGGCAGTCGAGGAGCCGCCGCACTGTCCGGCCATTGAGGGTGCCGCGGCAGATGGCTTCGGGGTATTCGCCTTGGCCGTGGATGTCCAGAAGTAGTCCGCAATGCCAGCGCCGTCGCACTTGCTGGCACGCCGCCGCTACGGAACGATGATAGTATTCATAGACAACCTTGGCGCTGCGGGACTCGTAAGCCCGTTCAGCGGGCCGATTCACATCGAGGAACTTGCGGTCAAAGCGGGCCAGAATGAGCCAGGGCTTACCGCGGAGTTGCCGTTCCAGCTCGATGACGCAGGCCGCCGCGAGTTCTGCAGTCCAAGCGTCCCGCACAGTTTGGAAGTCGGACAAACCGCGCCCTTGCCGTTCCACAGCTTGAGGAATCGGCAAGGTGCCGCCATGGGGCACGGACAGAATGATGGGCAAGGTCCCGTGTTCTACGGTGACCAGTTCGCGAAGCGTTTCTGGAGGCAGAGGTGGTTCCGCGGGGTCTGGCTGGAAATGAGCGAAAGCGGTAGACGGAACCCTATTCTCCGAGCTGACGAGATTATGGAACGGAGCATCTCCGCGGGAAATGAGAGGAGGAACCATCAGAGCCAGGGTCAGAGCGCGTATACCAGCAATGCGCACAGGCAAAGCTCCACAAAGCTCAAGCGATAACGGGACCAGTGATGCCGGTCAGCTCAGCCAGTCGCGGGGATCAGCGATGGCACCGGCCAGGGCGCTTGCCGCAACCGTCAGGGGTGAAGCCAGGAAGACACGCGCCTCCTTGTGTCCCATCCGTCCGGGGAAATTGCGGTTGGTTGTGCTGATGCAGGAGAGGGGGGCGTTGAGCCGGCCGAAGGTGTCGGCAGGTCCTCCCAGGCACGCCGCGCAACTCGGATCGCCAATTTTCGCGCCGGCATTCAGGAAAATCTCCCGCAGGGTTTGGCCGTTGAGCCGCTCTCGGTCCAAACCTTGGGCCACCTCGGTCGTAGCCGGCACAACAAACGTATCAATCTTGACGCTCTTGCCTTGAAGCAGCCGGGCAGCCGCTCGGAAGTCGGTCAGCTTGCCACCCGTGCAACTGCCAATGTAGGCCCGGTCCAGCTTCGTTCCTTTGACCTGCGAAATCGGAGCCTTGTTGTCCGGGGAGTGAGGCTGAGCTACGAGAGGTTCCAATCGAGTGACATCGAAAACATACTCGGCGGCATAGCGAGCATCCGGGTCGGAATAGACCGGCGTAAAACTCTTACCGCTTTTATTGCGGCTGCGGACATAATCCAGGGTGACGGCATCCGGGGCAATGACGCCGTTTTTTCCGCCGGCCTCGATCACCATGTTACACAGGGTCATGCGCTCTTCAATGTTGAGGGCGAAGACCGCCTCACCGTCGAATTCCATCGCCTTGTAGGTTGCGCCATCACAGCCGATTTCGCCGATGACGGCGAGGATGAGGTCCTTGGCCATCAGGTAAGGGGGCAACTGTCCGTGGAAGATGAAGCGAAGTGTCGGCGGGACTTTCAGCCAAAGTTTGCCGGTACCCATGACGAAGCCCGCTTCGGTGTTGCCGATGCCCGTGGCAAACTCTCCAAATGCGCCGGCGGTACAAGTATGGCTATCCGTGCCCAGGAGCACTTCGCCGGGACGGGTGTGGCCTTCCTCCGGTAAGGCAATATGGCAGACCCCTTTGTACCGGGGCGTGCCGACATCGTAGAAGTATGGCAAGTCTTGTTCCCGTGCGAACTCCCGCAGAATATCCACATTCCGGTGGGCCATGGCATCCTGCGTGAAAATGTAATGGTCCGGTATAATGACCACTTTGTGGCGATCCCACACCTTGGCCTGCGGCCCGAAATGTTTTTTGAAGACTCCGATAGTTCCTGGCCCGCAGACATCATGGGTCATCAACACATCGACGTTCACCCAGACATTCTCGCCCGGCTGAACACCCTCTTTTCCGGCGGCACGGGCCAGAATCTTTTCTGTCATCGTCATCGCTGGCATAGACCGGACCCTTCCTTCGTGAACCGAGCTTGTCGGTGGGTTTGCGGGGTTCGTTGCCCCTTCGTGTTCTGCCGTTGTTGGCCTTTGCCGTCATTGTAGCAAGCGTTTGCCAGGGACGAGAGCAGGCTGTACTTACGCCTCGTGGTCAAGCCGCCGAAATTGGCTGCTATTTGGAACAACGTGGCGGATGGTCGCGGAGTCGCCTCAACCGGAAGAGGAGCCGGCGGAGGGGGATGGCGCTGGAGATTGTGGCGGGATGTGCTGCTGGAGAGCCTGACGGGCTAAACGTCCTAGGTAGATGGTCACTAAGACGGTTGCCGCCAAACCCAGCCCGAACAGGAACCATTCTCCGAGACTGCGTTGCTCGGTGGTGGCTCCTGCCCAGGTCCAGCGCCCCCAGTAGCCCAGATAGACGTAAAGGAAGGTTCCCGGCATCATCGCCAGGAAACTAGCGGCGGCACAAGGCCAGAAACGGATGGCCGTCAGGCCGTAGAGATAGTTCTGGAGGTTGAAAGGGATGGCCGGTGAAAGGCGGAGCAAGGCAACGAGGCGCCAGCCGCTTCGCCCCAAGGCACTATCCCAGTGCTGCCAAGCTGGCCGGTGCTTCAGGAAGCGTTCCACAGAGCCGCGCCCCAACCCACGGGCCAGGAGAAATGCGAGACTGGCCGACAGATTTGCCGCGATCGTACAGAGCACAAACCCCCACCCCAAGCCGAACCACGCTCCTCCTGCCACGGCCAGCGGCCAAGCTGGTAACAGTAACAGCACTGCCAGTATGTAGAACACCACAAAAAGCACCGCCGCGGCTGGACGATCCAGATTTTCCAACCCTCGATACGCCGCTAGCAACCAGCCGTTCTGCTCCAACCAGCGTCCTAGCAGGAGCGCCAGGAGGATTAGCAGCCCTACCAACGCGACTCGAAGATACCGCCGGAACACCGTTCTTGTGATCCTGATCTGACAATCCTAAGGGGGTGAGACTTCCCAGATGCTTCTTGCCATGGTCACGCTGGAAAGCTGCAAGGTAAAGCCTGCCCGCCTCTCAGTCGGCATCAAGCTAAGGGACCAAGAGGTAGAAGATTGGGGCCTTATCGTCTGAGGTACCTACCTCACCGGCCTATTGTAAGGATTGCAAGGAGGATTCCAGCGCGCTTGGGCGGGTTCGGTTCAAGCTTGGTGGGGTTCAGAGCGGCACGGGTTCAATTCAGGGTGGATGCCAATGGGGCCGTCTATCCCCCGTTTGCTCCCGGTTCAGCGCCGACCACCGTTCTGGAAGGGATTGGGCCGTCCACTGGTCCGCTCATTGCGCTCGTTGCCGCCGTTGCGGGAGGAGTTATTGTTGCTCGCGGAATCGTCCGGTGAGGAGCCAGGCAAGCGGACGGTCATGGCCGGTTCCTGCGGGGAAGTTGAACCGGGGCGGAAACCGCCAGTAGGAGGCCCGCCCCCTCGTCCACCGCGCCCGCCTCCGAAACTTCCGCCTCCGGCAAGCGACGGTGGTGTGCCTTCCATGATCGCCGTGATCCGGGCCTCTTCCTCTTTGAGGCGGCGATAGCGGAGCAGTTCATCGGCGGTCAACAGGCCATCCCGATTGAGGTCCATCTCCAGAAACTCTTCCATCGACTTGCCAGCTTTGATCCACTCGTGGAGGGACACTTGGCCGTCTTTGTTGGTATCATCGCTCTCGAACCAGTCCGGCAGTCCGTTGGGGAGCTTGCCGTAACGGAGGGCGACGGGTTTCGCTTCTTCCTGAGTCGCGCGGCCATCCCGATTGCGGTTGCGGGGGTCTTGGGGATTGTCGGGGTTGCCCCAGCTTGAGGAGCCACCCGCCCAAGGTGGGGGCCCGCCGCCGAAGCCGCCCCAGCCATTGCCGCCGCGATCGCCGCCGGAGTCACGCTCGCGTCCTCCGTTGCGTTCGCCCCAAGGAGGTGGTCCGCCGCCAAATCCGCTACCGCCTGGACCCGCCATTCCCATGCCTCCTCCAGCCATGCGCTGCATGTTCCGTTGGCTGAGGCTGATGAATTGCTCCTTAGTCATGATGCCGCTTTCGGGGAGCGGTTCGGTTCCGAAGCGTTCGGCCATCATCCGATTCATCCGGCGCACGGATTCGGGCAGCTTGCTCAAGTCAATCGTGTCTCCTGAGCTGCCGGTTTGCTGTTTGAGGACTTCCCAAAGCCGTTCGGGGTCCATTCCGCGCATCATGCCGCCAGGGGGTCCGCCTCCGAAGCTACCGGGAGGTCCGCCACCGAAGCCGCCAGCAGGTCCACCATTCCCCAAGCCGTTGGGTCCGCCTCCGAAGCTACCGGGAGGTCCGCCGCCAAAGCCGCCGGCCGGACCGCCAAACCCAGCGGGGGGACCGCCGCGGCCATCGGTGCCGCTCAGGGGGGCGGAGGGGCCAGCTCCTGGAGGAGTCGGAAAGCTGGTTGGGCCATTCCATGATGTGCTTGGGCCGCCGAAGGCACCCGGAGGTCCGCCTCCGAAGCTACCGGGAGGTCCGCTACCGAAGCTGCCGGGTTGGTAACCTCCACCGGAGGGGAAACCACTGCTCGAAGGAAAACCGCTGCCCCACGCGCCGCGATCACCCCCTTTGCCTTTTTTGCCTTTCCATTCCCCGGAGGGGAATCCGCTGCCCGGCTGGAACCCGTTGCCGGAGGGGAATCCGCTGCCTGGCTGGAATCCACCGCCGGAAGGAAATCCGCCGCCGGGCTGGAAACCACCGCCAGGTTGAAATCCCCCACCGCTGGGGGGAAAGGTACCTTTCTCCCAACGTCCTTTCCTGCCGCCGGGGAATTGGAATTGCGCGGCGGCCTCGGAGCTGATAAGCACCAGGCCTGTTGCCAGAGCGAAGATAGAAAACGCACTGATCCACCGCATGATGATTTCCCCAGCCGAAGGCACGGATAGCTCCCTCTTCCATAGATCATAACGGACCTGCGGCGAAGTTGTCACGCCCTTGTTGCGCAAGTCTCATGCCGTTCTCAGAAATTCGGAAATCATTTTATCAGTGATCATATTTTCATATCATGCTATTCCACTGGAGGGAGCAGTGGAACCCGCGGTGGCCGTTAGGGATGCGGTCGGGGGCAAGATGGGAGGAGGATGGGGTTCTCTAGGAGTAAATGCCCCAGTGATACTGCGAGCGTCTCCGGCAAGATCACGTCCTTTGTTACCGCGATCCGGGAGGACAGATCCAGGTGGATAGCCAGGAGCAGCCAGAAGGGCGGGAAAGATGGCCGTAGAGAGGCGGCGCACGGATCATGGACCGCTGTGGGTCAGGTCCAATTCGATTTGCTCGCCGGGGCGGAAGGGAACCTTTTGCGTGAGGGATTCACGTTGACCGTTGCGGACATATTCCACCCGGAGCAAATAGGCGTACTCTTGCCCGACCGGGAGCGGCGGAGTGCGGAAGCGGCGAACGGTTTGCGGACTGGAAGGCAGGGGTTGGTCGTTGACAAACAGTGTGGCACCCGCAGGCAGTTTGACGATCAGCGTGGCGGAGGCTGTGGTGGAATTTCGCGAGAGAGAGGTTGCCGGCTGCGAGAATGCCGCGGGCTGGCCGAAATGGGCCGTAGTACTGCTGGCAGGTGCGCCCGACGGCTGGCTGGCCGTCTTTCCCGGCTCCGGGCCGGATCGTTGCTGTTGGGAAGAGGGATCAGAGTGAGGCGAAGTGGCGGGTTGGGAATGAGCGGGCGGCTCCTTCTCTCCGCTGGTAGAAGTAGCAGTAGTCCCCTCCGAACGGGTAGGTGTGGGGCTACGAGGCTTGTCCGGTGCCGGGGGACTACCCGCTAGATGCTCGAGGGATCGAACCTCGCCCTCGGAAGCATTGCGGGCTGTCAGATCGGTGAAAGTGACTTGCACCGTCTCACCTGGGCGGACTTTGACGAGCCGGCTGATGCTGACTGTTTCCCCCTGTCGCTCATATTCCACACGGAAGCGATAAGTGTACTCGCGCTCCGGGGGAAGCGGCGGAGTGATAAAAGTACGCTCTGCACCGGTTTGCCGCAGTTGTCGATTTTCTGCAAAGAGCCGGGCATCGGCCGGCAGGCGAACGACCACTGTTCCGCGCTGGCCAGCAGAAGCCATTGCGGTGGGAACTGCCGGAAAACCAGCCGATGGGGAGATTGCGGGACCCCCGCGAGCAGAACCCGGAGGCGGAGCCGCCTCGGGCGGAGCATACGGGATCGTAGGAGGAGGAACACTCGGCAGTGGCGCGGCGCCGCCAGGCGTATCGAACTGGGGCGGTGGAGCCAACGGAATCAATCCTCCTTGGCAGGAGGTGCCGCCGTTGAACGTTGGAGTGTATTGCAAGCTCGGACTACCGTAACAAGCGAGAGCGGCGGAACCATAGCCTCCGGTAGGATAGGCTGATCCCCAGCAGCCGTAGCTGAACGAACCATAGCAACCGTAGCACGCAGCGGAGTAAGAAGCTCCCTGGCAACCGCTGCGGTCAAAGATACGACGCAGGCGTGCCAACAAGCCTTCACCCTGGCAGCCGTTGCAGCCGGCAGGGTATGAAGTTCCATAACAACCGACGCTATAGGCGGCACCGCTGCACCCCCCCGCAAAGACCCTGCCGCGACACCCTCCCTCACAGCCGTACCGTGGGGCCGCGGACATTCCCTGGCATCCTGCTGTACTCCAGCGTGCCCAAAGGTCGCGGAAAAAGCCGTGGAATCCCGGCGCCTCAGGAAGTGTTGCCCAAGCTGACATCAAAACCAGACTGTACATGGCTGCGTGCTCCAGGAAGTCTGGGTAAGTTGCAACGCCTCGCTATTGGCAAGGTAAAGGCGCCGCCAAAAGCGGTCAAAGTGGCTTGAGGAATTCTTTACAACTTGTTTCGATCGCCTTTGTGTCCTTTCCGTTTCTTAGGCGCCCTGGGTACAATCGGTAGAATCGTGACAACATCCGGGAGGGTGGTACCGCTCGGCTATTTCTGGCGGAAGGGCAGTACCGCTCTGGTATTTCTGGAGCGGTGTTGCTATGCCAGTCCCGGAGAATGTTCCGTGCTCTGGGAGAATGCTCCGCGTCTTGCTACAGTGGCCCAGTGACGAAGGGAACCAGCCATGCCCTTGCGCAATCTCTTCTGGGTTCTGGTGATTCCCGGTCTGGTGGTTCTGATGCTGGCTTTGGGAGCAACAGCACCGCCGCCGGATCGGGATTACCAGTTGATCCGCCAGATCGCCGCTGTCCTGGCCGAAGTCGACGCCCATTACGTGCGGGAGCTGTCAGACGACGAATGGCAGCAACTTGTCGAAAACATGATCAACGGCGGGTTGCACAGCCTCGATCCCAACTCCCAGTATTTCAACGCCCGCCAGTTGCAACTGTTCGAGTCTGAGAGTGAAGGAAGCTTCGGAGGGATTGGAGTTCGGTTCGTGCGGGATGAGAAGACGCAGTTGCCGCGCGTGGAGTACCCGATGCTCGGCACTCCGGCCTACGAGGCGGGATTGATGACGGGCGACCTGATTGTGGCGGTGGATGGGGAACCTACCGAGGGCTGGAGCAGCGAGCAGACGCAGAAGCGAATCATGGGAGAACCGGGCACTTCAGTTAGCTTGACCATTCGCCGGCCAGGGCGACAACCGCCGGAGTTCACTGTGACTTTGATCCGCCGGCGGGTAGAGCTGCATACGGTTGCGGGAGTGGCGCGCCGCCCGGAAGACCCCTTGAAATGGGAATGGTTCGTGGATGCCCCCCACAAAATTGCTTTGATCCGGGTGCAGCAGTTCAACGTCCGCACTGGCTCTGAGGTGCGGGCTGCCGTTGAAGAGATCGAAGCCGCGGGTGCGCGCGGGCTAATCCTGGACCTGCGCGACAATCCCGGCGGACTGCTCACCCAAGCCATTGAAGTCGCGGACCTGTTCCTCGAAGAAGGCGTGATCGTCACGACTCGTGATCGCCAGGGAGGAGAAAAGGTTTTCAAAGCCCGCAAGTCTGGCACCCTGTTTCTCCCTGCGGATCAGAAGCCGATCGTGGTCCTGATCAATAATCGTTCCGCCAGCGCCAGTGAAATCGTGGCCGCCGCCTTGCAGGACCATCATCGCGCTGCCATCTGTGGTGAACGGAGTTTCGGCAAAGGAAGTGTTCAAAGCGTTTTCCGTTTGCCTCCGGATCAGAAAACGGCTGTCAAACTGACCACGCAAACCTACTGGCGGCCCAGCGGCAAAAATATCGATCGTCCCTCGGCGCCTCGCGAGCGGCCCGATGAATGGGGCGTCCATCCTGACAAAGACCTGGAGGTGGCCACAACCACCGAGGAAAAAATCCGCTACGAATACGAAATGGAAAAACTCCGCTTTGTGCCTGGTCGGCCCGACGTCGTCGGTCCGCAGCCGCCGCCGTTTCCCGTTCCTGTGCCCCAGAAAAACGGCAAGCCGCTCTGGGATGAAAGCCAACCGTTCCAGGATCGCCCCCTGCTGCGCGCCTTGGAATATCTCCGCGCCCAGCTCCGCCGCTAAGACAATGCAGCGGACAGCTTCCAACATTCTCCGCCCAGACCCGCCGGGACCTGAACGAGCGGCACAGGAGGAGTGGAGCGGGTGCCGTTTGCACGTCGCGCTGTTTGCGGCATCGAGCGGATTCTCGCTAGGATGCGACGCCGGGGGTAGATCGGCAGAAAGAGGAGATGTGGCGGAAACCGGCAGTCGAGTCGAGAAGTTATCGCCGGTGTGCTCCCCGGTCTGGCCGGACGTGCGAAACTGGCCGCTTGCCTGCCATGCCGCGGGGTTGTAAAGTCTGCGATAGCTACAGGGTGTCCAGCTTAGCTGGACCAGGGTTGGGCCTGCGTGGGATCAACCGCGTCGTTCGGGGTGAGGCGCGGGCGGCTGCGAACCAGAACCCACTCTTGGAATCATTCCGTGACTTTCCCGGAGAATAAGCCATGGGTTTCCGCCAGACACCGCAACACAAGAACGGGAAGGGGAGCTATCACCAGATCGGCCTGGTCCGGGGTCAGTTCGGAAACATTCCGGAGCCGGAGTGGTTGAAGTTTATTGCGGAGACCGGCTTCGACGGTTGGGAAGAGGCGTCCTGGGAATTGGATTTGCGCCGCTGTGATACCGACGAGGGAGCGAAGGCGTATGCCGAGGAGCGGGTGGCTTTGGCCCGGCAGTATGGCTTGGAAATTTTTACTGTAGCGGTGCATCTGCAAGGCCAGGCGTTGGGGGATGAACCGAGCGTCAAAACGCTCAACTTCTGTTCCAGCAAGGGTCAGGCACGGGCGGCCTACCGGGCCTGGCGGCAGGCGGGAAATCAGCCCCCGCGTACCGATCCCTATTACGTGCCGCCGGAAGTGGGCAAGCTGATCCACGAGGAAGCCCAACGGGACTTGCTGGCCTGCGTGCGCTATGCCGGCCACCTCTCCCGCCTGCAAAATCGTAAGGTGGCCTTGCCGGGCTTTGTCGGTAGCCCCGCCCATTGTTGGAGCCATTGGTTCCTGTTCCCGCCTTTACCCACGGAGATGGAAGGGTACAAGATACCGGATGTCCGTCAGGTGTCTCTGGAATTGCTGGTGGAACGCTTCGGGCCGGTCTGGGATCTGTGCAAGCAGTACGGGGTGACCTTTGATTTGGAATGCCATCCCAGCGAGCGCGCCATGGGGGACCTGGAAAGCGCCAGTGATTACATCAACTACATGTGCAAGGCGGGGTATGAAGGCGTCGTCGGCTTCAACCTCGACGGCTCGCATATGGAATGGCAGAACGTGTCAGTAATTCAATTCATCCGGGAGTTTGCAGACTTCATCCATTGTGCCCATATCAAGGGAGTGTGGGTGGCGCGGGAGCATTGCCGGGCGGGGCTGTTGGGCGGCCATCGCCCGATGGGTCACTGGGCCAACGGCTGGAACTTTGTGACGGCAGGCAGTGCCCGCGATGCCAACAGCGTTGAGGAGATTTTCATCGAATTGAACCGTGTGGGCTACGATGGCGCAGTTTCGATCGAATGGGAAGACAACGATGCCCATCAGCTTGCGGGAGCCAAGGCAGCGCTAGCCAATTGCCGGCGGGCCGATCTTCCGCCTTCGGGCATGCGGCATGACGAAATGCTCAAAGGCTGATCCTGGCTCTTCTCTGTCGCAGCCGGTCTTCCGTTTCCCTCCTGCTGGCGGTGATCCCTATGTTCCCGACTCCGGCCCAGTTGGATGCCTTGACCTGGTCGCTCGGCAGCAGCTTGCTGCAGTTTGTGCCGGAGTTGGTGCTCTGCGCGGGGATCATCACACTCCTCTTTTTACGCCTTCTGCCGGGGGGAGAACGTCATACCAGTGCCACGACCGCCGCGGCTTTCGTGGTCGTGGCCTTGCTGCTGGCGGCATATCAGGTCAGCGAAGAAGCTTATGCAGGAAGCATATTCCAGGGGATGCTGCTGGCTGACCCCTTGGGCGGCGTCATGAGGCTGGTCCTACTGGGCGGCAGCCTGCTGGTGATCCTGCTCACCCGTTGGTCGAACTTAAGCGAACCGTGGGATGCTGTGGACCTGCAGGTGCTCTTGTTCGGCAGCACCCTGGGCTTGATGCTCATGGTCCAGGCCCATCATCTGCTGATGTTATTCATCGCGGTGGAGATGGCAGGGGTGCCTTCGTATGCCTTAGCGGGCTTTCCGAAGCTGTGGCGCCGGGGCAGTGAAGCAGCGCTCAAATTCGCCATCTTCGGAGCGGCGGCCAGCGGCCTGATGCTTTACGGAATCACCTTGCTGTGCGGTGTGTTCGGTACCGGCTATTTGCCCAACATTCTGGATGGGATCACGCGTCGCGGGATCGACTTGCCGGTTGCGGCGGGGGCGGCGCTGCTCTTCATCGGTTTGGGCTTTAAGCTGTCGGTGGTGCCGTTCCACTTCTGGTGTCCGGACGTGTTTGAGGGGGCAGCCGCCGAGGTGGCCGCCTTTCTGGGAACAGTGTCCAAGGCTGCCACAGCGACGGTGCTGCTCCGCCTGGTTCACTCTCTTCAGCAGTTACAACCGGATGCCAGCCAGCTTCCCATGACGGTGGGATTGCCTCTGGGAGTCGTCGCCGCCTTGAGCATGACCGTGGGCAACCTCGCCGCCTTCGGGCAGACCCATCTCCAGCGGCTGCTCGCCTACTCCACGATTGCCCATGCCGGCTACATTCTGCTGGGCATCGCTGTCATGACCCCAGTAGCGTTGCAAGCGGTGTTGTATTACCTGATGGCATATGTGCTGATGAATCTCGGCGCTTTCGCCAGTGTGGCCTGGGTCCGGCAAGCCACGGGCCGATTGGATTTGGAAGGAATCCGCGGCTTGGTCTTCCGCCATCCTCTGCCGGCTGTAGCGCTGGCGATTTTTGCCGCCTCGCTGTTGGGCTTGCCGCCGCTGGTGGGTTTCGCCGCAAAGTTCCAGCTCTTCTTGGCAGTTTACGAAGCGGGGCAGTCCGCCCCGGCCACCGCACCGTTCCTAGCAACTGGTTGGTATGTCCTCCTGGCTCTCGCCTTGGCCAACACCGTCTGTAGCGCCTATTACTACCTCCGCATTATCCGTTGGATGACTTTCGACGAACCGCTGCCTGTCCGAGGGGAAGCCAGTTCGGTTCAGCAGACACCCTCCTTCGCCGGAACCGTCTATCTGCTTTTGCTCGGTGCAGCGGTTTTCCTGCTGGGGGTTTACTGGTCTCCGCTGATCCGCTTGTGTCAGATAGCAGCCCAGATGTTTGTTTGACAAGGGGGTCTCTGGCTGGCCAAAAGGAAATGATGCCTCTGGCTAGCCGAATGATCGGGCCGTGAAGGATCATGTTTTTTGACACCCATACCCACCTGTTCGATGAGCGGTTTCAGCCGGATTTACCTACCGTTTTGGAACGGGCCAGCACCGCGGGGGTTAGCCGCATTCTCTGCCTGGGGATCGACCGGGAGAGCAATCATACGGCGGTCCAACTCGCCCAGAAATATCCGCAGGTTTGGGCTGCAGTAGGGCTGCATCCGAATTATTTGCAGGCGGTCCAGCCAGGAGATTGGGATGACGTCGTCCGGTTGGCCGAGCGGGAACCGCGCGTTGTGGCCATCGGGGAAACCGGGCTGGATCGTTACTGGAAGGATACTCCGCTTCCCGTTCAAGAAACTTACTTTCAATATCACCTGGATTTGGCCCGTCGCTTGGGTAAGCCTGTGGTGATCCATTGCCGGGAAGCTCAGGAACAGGTCGTGC
Proteins encoded in this region:
- a CDS encoding TVP38/TMEM64 family protein, producing MFRRYLRVALVGLLILLALLLGRWLEQNGWLLAAYRGLENLDRPAAAVLFVVFYILAVLLLLPAWPLAVAGGAWFGLGWGFVLCTIAANLSASLAFLLARGLGRGSVERFLKHRPAWQHWDSALGRSGWRLVALLRLSPAIPFNLQNYLYGLTAIRFWPCAAASFLAMMPGTFLYVYLGYWGRWTWAGATTEQRSLGEWFLFGLGLAATVLVTIYLGRLARQALQQHIPPQSPAPSPSAGSSSG
- a CDS encoding N-formylglutamate amidohydrolase, which encodes MRIAGIRALTLALMVPPLISRGDAPFHNLVSSENRVPSTAFAHFQPDPAEPPLPPETLRELVTVEHGTLPIILSVPHGGTLPIPQAVERQGRGLSDFQTVRDAWTAELAAACVIELERQLRGKPWLILARFDRKFLDVNRPAERAYESRSAKVVYEYYHRSVAAACQQVRRRWHCGLLLDIHGQGEYPEAICRGTLNGRTVRRLLDCHGWAALVGKHGLFGYLQRQGYKILPDCLADVKTREISNYQGGYIVATYGSHTDYGIDAIQVEIGLRLREQGRWRQTARDLATAIALYTEEFLSP
- a CDS encoding sugar phosphate isomerase/epimerase family protein, producing the protein MGFRQTPQHKNGKGSYHQIGLVRGQFGNIPEPEWLKFIAETGFDGWEEASWELDLRRCDTDEGAKAYAEERVALARQYGLEIFTVAVHLQGQALGDEPSVKTLNFCSSKGQARAAYRAWRQAGNQPPRTDPYYVPPEVGKLIHEEAQRDLLACVRYAGHLSRLQNRKVALPGFVGSPAHCWSHWFLFPPLPTEMEGYKIPDVRQVSLELLVERFGPVWDLCKQYGVTFDLECHPSERAMGDLESASDYINYMCKAGYEGVVGFNLDGSHMEWQNVSVIQFIREFADFIHCAHIKGVWVAREHCRAGLLGGHRPMGHWANGWNFVTAGSARDANSVEEIFIELNRVGYDGAVSIEWEDNDAHQLAGAKAALANCRRADLPPSGMRHDEMLKG
- a CDS encoding S41 family peptidase, which gives rise to MPLRNLFWVLVIPGLVVLMLALGATAPPPDRDYQLIRQIAAVLAEVDAHYVRELSDDEWQQLVENMINGGLHSLDPNSQYFNARQLQLFESESEGSFGGIGVRFVRDEKTQLPRVEYPMLGTPAYEAGLMTGDLIVAVDGEPTEGWSSEQTQKRIMGEPGTSVSLTIRRPGRQPPEFTVTLIRRRVELHTVAGVARRPEDPLKWEWFVDAPHKIALIRVQQFNVRTGSEVRAAVEEIEAAGARGLILDLRDNPGGLLTQAIEVADLFLEEGVIVTTRDRQGGEKVFKARKSGTLFLPADQKPIVVLINNRSASASEIVAAALQDHHRAAICGERSFGKGSVQSVFRLPPDQKTAVKLTTQTYWRPSGKNIDRPSAPRERPDEWGVHPDKDLEVATTTEEKIRYEYEMEKLRFVPGRPDVVGPQPPPFPVPVPQKNGKPLWDESQPFQDRPLLRALEYLRAQLRR
- a CDS encoding TIGR03000 domain-containing protein, yielding MYSLVLMSAWATLPEAPGFHGFFRDLWARWSTAGCQGMSAAPRYGCEGGCRGRVFAGGCSGAAYSVGCYGTSYPAGCNGCQGEGLLARLRRIFDRSGCQGASYSAACYGCYGSFSYGCWGSAYPTGGYGSAALACYGSPSLQYTPTFNGGTSCQGGLIPLAPPPQFDTPGGAAPLPSVPPPTIPYAPPEAAPPPGSARGGPAISPSAGFPAVPTAMASAGQRGTVVVRLPADARLFAENRQLRQTGAERTFITPPLPPEREYTYRFRVEYERQGETVSISRLVKVRPGETVQVTFTDLTARNASEGEVRSLEHLAGSPPAPDKPRSPTPTRSEGTTATSTSGEKEPPAHSQPATSPHSDPSSQQQRSGPEPGKTASQPSGAPASSTTAHFGQPAAFSQPATSLSRNSTTASATLIVKLPAGATLFVNDQPLPSSPQTVRRFRTPPLPVGQEYAYLLRVEYVRNGQRESLTQKVPFRPGEQIELDLTHSGP
- a CDS encoding 3-isopropylmalate dehydratase large subunit, with protein sequence MPAMTMTEKILARAAGKEGVQPGENVWVNVDVLMTHDVCGPGTIGVFKKHFGPQAKVWDRHKVVIIPDHYIFTQDAMAHRNVDILREFAREQDLPYFYDVGTPRYKGVCHIALPEEGHTRPGEVLLGTDSHTCTAGAFGEFATGIGNTEAGFVMGTGKLWLKVPPTLRFIFHGQLPPYLMAKDLILAVIGEIGCDGATYKAMEFDGEAVFALNIEERMTLCNMVIEAGGKNGVIAPDAVTLDYVRSRNKSGKSFTPVYSDPDARYAAEYVFDVTRLEPLVAQPHSPDNKAPISQVKGTKLDRAYIGSCTGGKLTDFRAAARLLQGKSVKIDTFVVPATTEVAQGLDRERLNGQTLREIFLNAGAKIGDPSCAACLGGPADTFGRLNAPLSCISTTNRNFPGRMGHKEARVFLASPLTVAASALAGAIADPRDWLS
- a CDS encoding EF-hand domain-containing protein — protein: MRWISAFSIFALATGLVLISSEAAAQFQFPGGRKGRWEKGTFPPSGGGFQPGGGFQPGGGFPSGGGFQPGSGFPSGNGFQPGSGFPSGEWKGKKGKGGDRGAWGSGFPSSSGFPSGGGYQPGSFGSGPPGSFGGGPPGAFGGPSTSWNGPTSFPTPPGAGPSAPLSGTDGRGGPPAGFGGPAGGFGGGPPGSFGGGPNGLGNGGPAGGFGGGPPGSFGGGPPGGMMRGMDPERLWEVLKQQTGSSGDTIDLSKLPESVRRMNRMMAERFGTEPLPESGIMTKEQFISLSQRNMQRMAGGGMGMAGPGGSGFGGGPPPWGERNGGRERDSGGDRGGNGWGGFGGGPPPWAGGSSSWGNPDNPQDPRNRNRDGRATQEEAKPVALRYGKLPNGLPDWFESDDTNKDGQVSLHEWIKAGKSMEEFLEMDLNRDGLLTADELLRYRRLKEEEARITAIMEGTPPSLAGGGSFGGGRGGRGGGPPTGGFRPGSTSPQEPAMTVRLPGSSPDDSASNNNSSRNGGNERNERTSGRPNPFQNGGRR